Proteins from one Enterobacter bugandensis genomic window:
- the rhaR gene encoding HTH-type transcriptional activator RhaR, whose translation MAAQLILRKDDFFASASQAVAVADRYPQNVFAEHTHEFCELVLVWRGNGLHVLNDRPYRITRGDLFYIRAEDKHAYASVNDLVLQNVIYCPDRLKLNVDWASNIPGILNAGGEPHWRLSSSGMAQVRQTISQLEQESQKSDPVANQMSELLFAQLVMTLKRHRYATDNPSATTQEALLDKLIARLAGSLNKSFVLEKFCEQEQCSERALRQQFRTQTGMTINHYLRQLRICHAQYLLQHTELMVSEVAMRCGFEDSNYFSVVFNREVGMTPVQWRHRSRKAA comes from the coding sequence GTGGCCGCTCAGTTAATTCTTCGCAAAGATGATTTTTTTGCCTCCGCGAGTCAGGCCGTCGCGGTGGCCGACCGTTACCCGCAAAATGTCTTTGCCGAGCACACCCATGAGTTCTGCGAGCTGGTGCTGGTGTGGCGCGGCAACGGCCTGCACGTCCTCAACGACCGGCCCTACCGCATCACGCGCGGGGATCTGTTTTACATTCGCGCCGAAGACAAACACGCCTACGCCTCGGTTAACGATCTGGTGTTGCAGAACGTCATCTACTGCCCTGACAGGCTTAAACTGAATGTCGACTGGGCGAGCAACATTCCGGGCATTCTGAATGCCGGAGGCGAACCGCACTGGCGCTTAAGCAGCAGCGGCATGGCTCAGGTGCGCCAGACGATTTCCCAGCTGGAGCAGGAGAGCCAGAAGAGCGACCCGGTGGCAAACCAGATGTCGGAGCTGCTTTTCGCCCAGCTGGTGATGACCCTGAAGCGTCATCGTTACGCCACGGATAATCCCTCCGCCACCACGCAGGAAGCGCTGCTGGATAAGCTGATCGCCCGGCTTGCGGGCAGTCTGAACAAGAGTTTCGTACTGGAAAAATTCTGCGAGCAGGAGCAGTGCAGCGAGCGCGCGCTGCGCCAGCAGTTCCGCACCCAGACGGGGATGACGATAAACCATTACCTGCGCCAGCTGCGCATCTGCCACGCCCAGTATCTGTTACAGCATACGGAGCTGATGGTCAGTGAAGTGGCGATGCGCTGCGGCTTTGAGGACAGTAACTACTTTTCGGTGGTGTTTAACCGTGAGGTGGGGATGACGCCGGTTCAGTGGCGTCATCGCAGTCGAAAAGCAGCGTAA
- the rhaS gene encoding HTH-type transcriptional activator RhaS — protein MTVLHSVDFFPSGASPVAIEPRLPQAAFPEHHHDFHEIVIVEHGTGIHVFNGQPYTISGGTVCFVRDHDRHLYEHTDNLCLTNVLYRSPDAFQFLSGLNQLLPQEKDGHYPSHWRVNQSTLQQVRQLVSQMEQSEDGQETHAIATRELLFMQLLVLLRRSSLVEGMENNDARLNQLMAWLEDHFAEDVCWETLADDFSLSLRTLHRQLKQHTGLTPQRYLNRLRLIKARHLLRHTDESVTEIAYRCGFGDSNHFSTLFRREFSWSPRDIRQGKDALLQ, from the coding sequence ATGACCGTACTGCACAGCGTCGATTTTTTTCCTTCGGGGGCTTCTCCCGTCGCGATTGAGCCACGGCTTCCTCAGGCTGCGTTCCCGGAGCATCATCATGATTTTCATGAGATTGTGATTGTTGAGCACGGAACAGGCATCCACGTATTCAACGGTCAGCCGTATACCATCAGCGGCGGTACGGTGTGCTTCGTGCGCGACCACGACCGGCACCTGTATGAACATACCGACAACCTGTGTCTGACCAACGTGCTCTATCGTTCCCCGGATGCGTTCCAGTTTCTCTCCGGACTGAATCAGCTGTTGCCGCAGGAGAAGGACGGCCACTACCCGTCGCACTGGCGGGTGAATCAATCCACGTTACAGCAGGTGCGTCAGCTGGTGAGCCAGATGGAGCAGAGCGAGGACGGGCAGGAGACGCACGCGATTGCCACCCGCGAGCTGCTGTTTATGCAGTTGCTGGTGCTGCTGCGCCGAAGCAGCCTGGTGGAAGGGATGGAAAATAATGACGCACGGCTGAACCAGCTCATGGCCTGGCTGGAAGATCATTTCGCTGAAGATGTCTGCTGGGAAACGCTGGCGGACGACTTTTCGCTCTCGTTGCGCACGCTGCATCGTCAGCTCAAGCAGCATACCGGGCTCACGCCGCAGCGTTACCTTAACCGTCTGCGCCTGATCAAAGCGCGTCACCTTTTACGGCATACCGACGAAAGCGTTACAGAAATTGCTTATCGCTGCGGTTTCGGCGACAGTAATCACTTTTCGACGCTATTTCGCCGGGAATTTAGCTGGTCGCCGCGCGATATTCGTCAGGGGAAAGACGCGTTGCTTCAGTAA